DNA from Nocardioides seonyuensis:
CTCGAGGTGGACCACCCGCGGGCGGCCGAGGCGCGCAAGGCGATCGCACCGTTCGCCGAGCTGGAGCGCTCCCCCGAGCACATCCACACCTATCGCCTCACACCCCTCGGGCTCTGGAACGCCCGTGCTGCCGGCCACGACGCCGAGCAGGTGGTCGACGCCCTGCTCACGCACAGCCGCTACGCCGTCCCCCATGCGCTGCTGGTCGACGTCGCCGAGACGATGGGCCGCTACGGACGACTCCGCCTCGAGAAGCACCCCGTCCACGGGCTCGTGCTCTCCTCGACCGACCGGCCGGTGCTGGAGGAGGTGCTGCGCGCCAAGAAGATCTCCGGGATGCTCGGCGCCAGGCTCGACGACGACTCGGTCGCGGTGCACCCGAGCGAGCGCGGCAACCTCAAGCAGGCGCTGCTCAAGCTGGGCTGGCCGGCCGAGGACTACGCGGGCTACGTGGACGGGGAGGCGCACCAGATCGACCTCGACCAGTCCAGCTGGACGCTGCGGCCCTACCAGAGCGAGGCCGCCCAGTCCTTCTGGGACGGCGGTTCCGGCGTGGTCGTGCTCCCGTGCGGGGCCGGCAAGACCCTGGTCGGTGCGGCCGCGATGGCGCACGCCGGCGCGACGACCCTGATCCTGGTGACCAACACGGTCAGCGCGCGACAGTGGAAGGACGAGCTGGTCCGGCGGACGACGCTCACGGCCGAGGAGATCGGCGAGTACTCCGGCGCGCTGAAGGAGGTCCGCCCCGTCACGATCGCCACCTACCAGGTGCTGACGACGAAGCGGAAGGGCGTCTACCCCCACCTCGAGCTGCTCGACGCCCGCGACTGGGGACTCATCGTCTACGACGAGGTCCACCTGCTCCCCGCCCCCATCTTCCGGATGACCGCCGACCTCCAGGCCCGGCGCCGGCTCGGCCTCACCGCAACGCTCGTGCGCGAGGACGGACGGGAGGGCGAGGTGTTCTCGCTGATCGGGCCCAAGCGCTACGACGCGCCCTGGAAGGACATCGAGGCACAGGGCTACATCGCCCCGGCGGACTGTGTCGAGGTCAGGGTGAGCCTGCCGGAGGGCGAGCGGATCGCCTACGCCACCGCCGACCCGGAGACCCGCTACCGCCTGGCCGCGTGCACGCACGCCAAGCTCGACGTCGTACGACGCCTGGTCGAGCAGCACGCCGGGCAGCCCACCCTGGTCATCGGGCAGTACATCGACCAGCTCGACGAGCTCAGCGAGGCCCTGGACGCGCCGGTGATCAAGGGCGAGACGACGGTCAAGGAGCGCCAGCGGCTCTTCGAGGCCTTCCGCTCCGGCGAGATCGACCTGCTGGTGGTGAGCAAGGTGGCCAACTTCTCCATCGACCTGCCTTCCGCGGAGGTGGCCATCCAGGTGAGCGGGTCCTTCGGGTCGCGCCAGGAGGAGGCCCAACGGCTGGGACGGCTGCTCCGCCCCAAGACCGAGGGGCGCACCGCGCACTTCTACACGATCGTCTCCCGCGACACCGTCGACGCCGACTTCGCGCAGAACCGTCAGCGCTTCCTCGCCGAGCAGGGGTACGCCTACCGGATCATCGACGCCGGGGACCTGGAGGCCGGGCCGGCTGAGACCGGTCAGGCGTGAAGCAGCTCAGCGGCGACGGCGCAGGCGCATGTAGGCCGCCAGCTCGTCGTAGGCTCCTGACTCGTTGCCGTAGAGCGCGTAGTTCTGCGCCACCTGCATCCACTCCCCGATGCTCGGTCGGATCGAGCGCACCGCGTCGACCAGCTGCTGCTGACCGATAGGACGCACCTCGCCGGCCTTCATCGAGACTTCCATGGCCGTCTCCGTGGCCTGCTCGCACGCGAGGGCCAGGTCAGCACCGGAGAAGCCGTCGGTGATCTTGGCCAGCTTTGCCAGGTCGAGGTGCTGCGTCGGCCGATCGCGAAGGTGGTAGGCGAGAATGGCTTCGCGTGCCGCCGCGTCGGGGGGCAGGACCAGCAAGGTCCGGTCGAAGCGTCCAGGTCGAAGCAGGGCGGAATCGATGTCCCACGGATGGTTGCTCGCCGCAAGGACGAAGAGGCCCTCGTTGTCGGAAGCGGCCCCGTCGAGCTCGGCCAGCATCTGGTTGACCACGCCTCGCATGGCGCCACTGTGGCGCAGCTGCGACCGCTTCTGGCCCAGGGCGTCGATCTCGTCGAAGAACAGCAGGCAGGGGCGGTTGCGGCGGGCTGAGAAGCCTGCCCCCAGCTCGCCCGCGATCGCCCGTGCGATGAACGTCTTGCCGCAACCGGGCGGCCCCCACAGCAGGAGACCGCCGCGCAGGGACTTGCCGAACTGCAGTCGGAGCTCGGGGTTGCGCATGGGGGTCAGGAAGGACGCCTGCAGGCGTTGCTTGACCTCGGCGAGTCCACCGACGTCCGCGAGGGTCACCTTCGGTCGACTCAGGTGCCCGATCTCGGGCTCCTGGGGCGCATCGGCCGCCGACCAACCGTCGATCAGCTCGTCAGCGGTCTCAGGAACCGGGCTCGCGAAGGCCGCGCCGGGCGAGTCGCGACTCTCGGGCGGCTGCTGGTCCTCCTGGGCCGCGTCGCCTTCGAGGGCTTCGGCCATGCGGCGGTAGGCGGCGCCCCGGGCGGCGTCACCAGATCCGGCCGCCGCACGCTCGGCGACGCGCAGGACCTGCGTGTGGTCGGGACGG
Protein-coding regions in this window:
- a CDS encoding DNA repair helicase XPB; the encoded protein is MTDGPLIVQSDKTLLLEVDHPRAAEARKAIAPFAELERSPEHIHTYRLTPLGLWNARAAGHDAEQVVDALLTHSRYAVPHALLVDVAETMGRYGRLRLEKHPVHGLVLSSTDRPVLEEVLRAKKISGMLGARLDDDSVAVHPSERGNLKQALLKLGWPAEDYAGYVDGEAHQIDLDQSSWTLRPYQSEAAQSFWDGGSGVVVLPCGAGKTLVGAAAMAHAGATTLILVTNTVSARQWKDELVRRTTLTAEEIGEYSGALKEVRPVTIATYQVLTTKRKGVYPHLELLDARDWGLIVYDEVHLLPAPIFRMTADLQARRRLGLTATLVREDGREGEVFSLIGPKRYDAPWKDIEAQGYIAPADCVEVRVSLPEGERIAYATADPETRYRLAACTHAKLDVVRRLVEQHAGQPTLVIGQYIDQLDELSEALDAPVIKGETTVKERQRLFEAFRSGEIDLLVVSKVANFSIDLPSAEVAIQVSGSFGSRQEEAQRLGRLLRPKTEGRTAHFYTIVSRDTVDADFAQNRQRFLAEQGYAYRIIDAGDLEAGPAETGQA
- a CDS encoding ATP-binding protein, with amino-acid sequence MAEALEGDAAQEDQQPPESRDSPGAAFASPVPETADELIDGWSAADAPQEPEIGHLSRPKVTLADVGGLAEVKQRLQASFLTPMRNPELRLQFGKSLRGGLLLWGPPGCGKTFIARAIAGELGAGFSARRNRPCLLFFDEIDALGQKRSQLRHSGAMRGVVNQMLAELDGAASDNEGLFVLAASNHPWDIDSALLRPGRFDRTLLVLPPDAAAREAILAYHLRDRPTQHLDLAKLAKITDGFSGADLALACEQATETAMEVSMKAGEVRPIGQQQLVDAVRSIRPSIGEWMQVAQNYALYGNESGAYDELAAYMRLRRRR